One Gloeothece verrucosa PCC 7822 DNA window includes the following coding sequences:
- a CDS encoding energy transducer TonB — protein MASAVIFESPIIKPLNSSNTAAIVASVGIHALVLGVAFPYFSAANKSASDLTDVKLIELTPAEQSRLPKLSTPTPNLTQFSSPSVENTPLADTPTIDPNQIPPSIDSYSSIQTPSLPSLPPLEGLRSSPSLPPVSSLPPMNIYSPPIASVPPLPQNLPAPPEQLRTPQPYQQPQESPFKDEIPRPNFPDAGNDFGLDQLRRSPIDQGKLREEEVKQPEQTAALNNPRVIDPQLEEARQSRLREELIARARELQASLQPDGANTSDEEALKNYVSWLSRDQVRQKTLKPEVISLAGNTPSIATNLEGTSEYGVVVDASGRVVDLTLIKSAGYPVLNEQAKRDILARSFPNATGGNQPYRITVSFKPAANPTRNLPELPSENNQRQTAPAPQTRPTTPAPAAVPSPQAPVVPPTEATNKKPETPITQPSNNRDNQKPNTPPVVEQSPIPNNIKPETQVQESPKPQQEQQPPVVEQSPIPQNIKPEPISEPPKSPSNLPSPDVTQTEPPAGPSSKKPNLPPEEAPVPTSQKPSNSDVAPLGNAAPKKTSTPGPEAQNTTSNPGT, from the coding sequence ATGGCTTCCGCAGTTATATTTGAGTCTCCAATAATCAAGCCGCTCAATAGCTCCAATACAGCCGCTATTGTTGCCTCTGTTGGGATTCATGCTTTGGTATTAGGAGTGGCTTTTCCTTATTTCTCAGCCGCTAATAAAAGTGCATCCGACTTAACTGATGTCAAATTGATTGAGTTAACCCCGGCTGAACAGAGCCGCTTACCGAAGCTATCCACTCCCACCCCAAACTTAACCCAATTTTCTAGTCCTTCGGTAGAAAATACCCCTCTAGCAGATACGCCTACCATTGATCCAAACCAGATTCCCCCCTCAATTGATTCCTATTCATCCATTCAAACTCCCTCTTTACCTTCCTTACCTCCCTTAGAAGGACTGCGTTCGTCGCCGTCTTTGCCGCCTGTTTCCTCGCTGCCGCCAATGAATATCTACTCCCCACCCATTGCGTCAGTGCCTCCCCTTCCGCAAAATTTACCCGCCCCACCTGAGCAACTTCGTACCCCTCAACCTTACCAACAACCCCAGGAATCACCCTTTAAAGATGAGATTCCTAGACCGAATTTTCCGGATGCGGGCAATGATTTTGGACTCGATCAGTTAAGAAGGTCCCCGATCGATCAAGGTAAACTACGAGAAGAAGAGGTCAAGCAACCCGAGCAAACAGCCGCTCTGAATAATCCTAGAGTGATTGATCCTCAACTTGAAGAAGCGCGTCAAAGCCGCTTACGAGAAGAATTAATTGCCCGAGCTAGAGAGCTTCAGGCTTCCCTGCAACCCGATGGGGCTAATACCAGTGATGAAGAGGCCTTGAAAAATTATGTTAGCTGGCTCAGTCGCGATCAAGTGCGACAAAAAACCCTCAAACCGGAAGTCATTAGTCTAGCTGGAAATACTCCCTCTATTGCGACAAACTTAGAAGGAACCAGCGAGTATGGGGTTGTGGTAGATGCTTCTGGAAGAGTTGTGGATTTGACCTTAATTAAAAGCGCCGGCTATCCTGTCTTAAATGAACAGGCAAAACGAGATATTCTCGCTCGTAGTTTTCCCAACGCCACAGGAGGCAACCAACCCTATCGCATTACGGTAAGCTTTAAACCGGCTGCTAATCCCACCCGCAACTTACCGGAACTGCCATCTGAAAATAATCAAAGACAAACAGCACCAGCACCCCAGACAAGGCCGACAACCCCGGCTCCGGCTGCTGTGCCATCTCCTCAAGCGCCTGTGGTTCCCCCCACTGAAGCCACCAATAAAAAACCTGAAACCCCCATCACACAACCTTCTAATAACCGAGACAATCAAAAGCCAAACACACCCCCAGTGGTTGAACAGTCTCCTATTCCCAATAATATTAAGCCAGAAACTCAGGTACAAGAATCTCCTAAACCCCAACAAGAGCAACAACCCCCAGTGGTTGAACAGTCTCCCATTCCTCAAAACATTAAACCTGAGCCGATTTCTGAGCCGCCAAAATCTCCTTCAAACCTACCGAGTCCTGATGTAACCCAAACTGAACCCCCTGCTGGCCCCTCCAGCAAAAAGCCTAATCTGCCTCCTGAAGAAGCGCCTGTGCCTACCAGCCAGAAACCCTCTAATTCAGATGTTGCTCCTTTAGGTAATGCGGCTCCCAAAAAAACCTCTACTCCCGGTCCTGAAGCTCAAAATACGACTTCTAATCCTGGGACTTAA
- a CDS encoding NnrU family protein: MLTSSHWIMLAMLLGFAIAHSGLAALRSWGETKIGARLYRVLFALVSLPLAAALIIYFISHRYDGVVLWQVQGIAGIKETVWLLSAISFIFLYPATFNLLEIAAIQKPQVHLYETGIIRISRHPQMVGQVIWCIAHTLWIGTSFTLVTSLGLIAHHLFAVWHGDHRLEQRYGEAFRAVKERTSVIPFLAVLDGRQTLKWEEFVRPAYLGVLGFVVLLWWGHPWLSQSLVISR, from the coding sequence TTGTTAACATCTAGTCATTGGATCATGTTGGCAATGTTGTTAGGGTTTGCGATCGCTCACAGTGGTTTAGCGGCCTTACGTTCTTGGGGAGAAACAAAAATTGGAGCAAGACTCTATCGCGTTTTGTTTGCTTTAGTTAGCCTGCCTTTAGCGGCGGCTTTGATTATCTATTTTATCAGTCATCGCTATGATGGGGTGGTTTTGTGGCAGGTTCAAGGCATAGCTGGTATTAAAGAGACTGTTTGGCTGCTTTCGGCGATTTCTTTTATTTTTCTCTACCCTGCTACTTTTAATCTTCTTGAAATTGCGGCTATCCAAAAGCCCCAAGTGCATTTGTATGAAACAGGAATCATTCGTATTAGCCGCCATCCTCAAATGGTGGGACAAGTGATATGGTGTATTGCTCATACTCTTTGGATAGGGACAAGTTTTACTTTGGTGACTTCCCTAGGACTAATTGCTCATCATCTGTTTGCAGTTTGGCACGGGGATCATCGTCTCGAACAACGTTATGGGGAAGCTTTTCGGGCGGTTAAAGAGCGAACGAGCGTAATTCCTTTTTTAGCGGTGTTGGATGGTCGTCAAACCCTTAAATGGGAAGAGTTTGTGCGTCCGGCTTATTTGGGGGTTTTAGGGTTTGTGGTGTTGCTGTGGTGGGGACATCCTTGGTTAAGTCAGTCATTAGTCATTAGTCGTTAG
- a CDS encoding alpha/beta fold hydrolase: MEKKIAQPSLMLAGSPMNLLTEYLTAGEGPPLLLLHGVGDSADSWKWVIPALAKSYRVYAPSLPGFGGSAKPNVEYSSEFYTSFLTAFLDTLGLQQVSFVGNSLGGLVGIRLALATPERVKTLVLVDSAGLGREVNLIMRLQTLPGAAKMIDLMGQMPMGGKIWAKAFCMLTLAKPNRAKPEWFEGISRMAKDPGYNEATVSALKNLATLAGQRDHQIMLNELSRLTPPTLIIWGEQDRILPVRQAKMAISRLKEGRLEVLSDCGHIPQIEQPERFQTVLSQFLEESVPLPQH, encoded by the coding sequence ATGGAAAAAAAGATCGCCCAACCGAGCCTTATGCTGGCCGGTTCGCCAATGAACTTACTCACGGAATATTTAACAGCAGGTGAAGGCCCGCCTTTACTTCTGTTACATGGTGTCGGCGACAGTGCCGATTCTTGGAAATGGGTGATCCCTGCTTTAGCCAAGAGTTATCGAGTTTATGCCCCCAGTCTTCCAGGTTTTGGCGGCTCAGCTAAACCTAACGTTGAATATTCTTCAGAGTTTTATACCAGTTTCCTCACAGCCTTTTTAGATACTTTAGGACTACAACAAGTAAGCTTTGTCGGCAATTCTCTCGGCGGGCTAGTGGGAATACGCTTGGCACTGGCTACCCCAGAGCGGGTTAAAACTTTGGTATTGGTGGACAGTGCAGGACTTGGGCGAGAAGTAAACCTCATCATGCGGCTACAAACCTTGCCAGGAGCCGCCAAAATGATCGACTTGATGGGACAAATGCCGATGGGTGGAAAAATTTGGGCCAAGGCATTCTGTATGCTGACTTTGGCTAAACCGAATCGAGCTAAACCCGAGTGGTTTGAGGGAATTTCTCGGATGGCAAAAGACCCTGGCTATAACGAGGCCACAGTATCGGCCCTGAAAAACTTAGCCACCTTGGCCGGACAGCGTGATCATCAAATCATGCTTAATGAGTTGTCTCGTCTAACCCCACCCACCTTAATTATCTGGGGAGAACAGGACCGCATTTTGCCAGTGCGGCAGGCTAAAATGGCCATATCTCGACTTAAAGAAGGGCGGCTTGAGGTGTTATCTGATTGTGGTCATATTCCTCAAATTGAACAGCCAGAAAGATTCCAGACTGTGCTGAGTCAATTTTTAGAGGAGAGCGTACCTTTACCTCAACATTAG
- a CDS encoding serine/threonine-protein kinase, producing MEILCTRPGCPRPLNIFPELDDKSILTSTQQKYCTSCGMPLILGGHYMPFRLLGRGGFGAAFLACDRYTPSLRQCVVKQFQPSADLSEQALKKALDLFEREAMVLDTLGRRHEQIPELYAFFPLIVPNRLENKEEQFFYIVQEYIDGKNLEQELEEKGAFSEKEVLYVLKKMLKVLQFVHENPDHPSIHRDIKPSNIMRDRLSGRLYLLDFGAVKQVAVGAASANTQQPSGSTGIYSMGFAPPEQMKGAEVYPSTDLYALAVTCLMLLSGKPAHELYDSYNDCWNWRSHVPQISEQLAAVFERMLLPTPRDRYQSASDVLKALETTTIQPQPPTPPSPQPSPPPTPSPTPRRQFSLLEILGGAAFSGFEGSLLVIAFNSLLSTGGMILGLMLLGGLIFLQSRRIIEGKDLPIIAVITAVLIVALPFLRNNLPTPTVLIIAGFMTLVAVAITSLFRLIYQLLSR from the coding sequence ATGGAAATTCTATGTACTCGTCCAGGTTGTCCTCGGCCTCTAAATATTTTTCCTGAACTCGATGATAAATCTATCTTAACCAGCACTCAGCAAAAATATTGTACTAGCTGTGGAATGCCACTCATTTTAGGCGGCCACTATATGCCTTTTCGCTTACTCGGAAGAGGCGGTTTCGGTGCGGCTTTTCTGGCCTGCGATCGCTACACTCCCAGTCTACGGCAATGTGTCGTTAAACAATTTCAACCTTCAGCCGACTTATCGGAACAGGCCTTAAAAAAAGCACTGGATTTGTTTGAAAGAGAAGCAATGGTTCTCGATACCCTGGGACGACGACATGAGCAAATTCCTGAATTATATGCCTTTTTCCCTTTGATTGTTCCTAATCGTTTAGAAAACAAAGAGGAACAGTTTTTTTATATCGTTCAAGAATACATTGATGGCAAAAATTTAGAGCAAGAATTAGAAGAAAAAGGAGCTTTTTCGGAAAAAGAGGTGCTTTATGTCCTCAAAAAAATGCTCAAAGTTCTTCAATTTGTCCATGAAAATCCTGACCATCCGTCAATTCATCGGGATATTAAACCCTCAAATATTATGCGTGATCGCTTGTCGGGGCGATTATATTTACTCGATTTTGGAGCGGTAAAACAAGTAGCTGTCGGTGCGGCATCTGCTAATACTCAACAACCCAGTGGTTCGACAGGAATTTATTCGATGGGATTTGCTCCCCCCGAACAAATGAAAGGCGCAGAGGTTTATCCATCAACTGATTTATATGCTTTGGCGGTGACTTGTTTGATGTTACTGAGCGGTAAACCGGCCCATGAGTTATATGATTCCTACAACGATTGTTGGAATTGGCGCTCTCATGTTCCCCAAATTAGCGAGCAGTTAGCCGCCGTTTTTGAGCGAATGCTGCTACCTACTCCCAGAGATCGCTACCAAAGCGCCTCTGATGTCCTCAAAGCACTTGAAACCACCACTATTCAACCTCAACCCCCTACTCCCCCTTCACCTCAACCCTCTCCCCCTCCTACCCCTTCACCCACTCCACGCAGACAGTTTTCTCTATTAGAAATTTTAGGCGGCGCGGCTTTTAGCGGCTTTGAGGGTTCTTTATTAGTGATTGCTTTTAATAGCTTATTATCCACTGGTGGTATGATTTTAGGGTTAATGTTACTGGGTGGCCTGATTTTTCTTCAGTCCCGTCGGATCATTGAAGGAAAAGATTTACCTATTATTGCTGTTATTACTGCTGTTTTAATTGTCGCACTGCCTTTTTTAAGAAATAATTTGCCTACCCCAACTGTGTTAATTATTGCTGGCTTTATGACCCTAGTGGCTGTAGCTATAACCTCATTATTCCGTTTGATTTATCAACTTCTTTCTAGATAA
- a CDS encoding manganese catalase family protein, with protein sequence MFHHVKELEFNARVSAPDPRFASLLLEQFGGANGELKAAMQYFLQAFAARKPFPDKYDLLMDIATEELSHLEIVGATITMLLDGVNGELKNAAENSMLFNLLSGTQQKEQMIHEAMTNPQFLGLSGGTPTLTNSQGVPWTAAYVNANGDLTVDLRSDLASESRAKIVYEYVMQFTDDPYVKETLGFLMTREIAHYKMFAAALETIEPNFPPGVLQGDPRYTHLYMNMSNGSSVRGPWNEGQGPWEAGEQWEYIHNPYQQVVDTHGLVDQPVKGTQRTPEEAKQLEKKLSIKRSQEIEAVTKSGSTQWSTYPQTNVVSPSQMKDQQL encoded by the coding sequence ATGTTTCACCACGTAAAAGAATTAGAATTTAATGCTCGGGTTTCCGCTCCCGATCCCCGCTTTGCCAGTTTACTTCTAGAACAATTTGGCGGTGCTAATGGAGAACTTAAGGCCGCTATGCAATATTTTCTTCAAGCCTTTGCCGCTCGTAAACCTTTCCCCGACAAATATGATTTACTGATGGACATTGCTACCGAAGAATTGAGCCATCTCGAAATTGTCGGAGCAACAATTACTATGTTGCTGGATGGGGTCAATGGAGAGCTTAAAAATGCGGCAGAAAATAGTATGCTGTTTAATTTACTTTCTGGAACCCAGCAAAAAGAACAGATGATCCATGAAGCCATGACAAATCCTCAGTTTTTGGGGTTATCGGGTGGAACTCCTACCCTAACCAACAGTCAAGGCGTACCTTGGACGGCGGCTTATGTCAATGCTAATGGAGACCTGACAGTAGATTTACGTTCAGATCTGGCCTCCGAGTCACGGGCTAAGATCGTCTATGAATATGTCATGCAATTTACCGACGATCCCTACGTCAAAGAGACTCTAGGCTTTTTAATGACTCGCGAAATAGCACACTATAAAATGTTTGCTGCCGCATTAGAAACCATTGAGCCGAATTTCCCACCAGGGGTATTACAAGGCGATCCACGTTACACTCACCTTTACATGAATATGTCTAATGGTTCAAGTGTACGAGGCCCTTGGAATGAGGGACAGGGTCCTTGGGAAGCCGGAGAACAATGGGAATATATACATAATCCTTACCAACAGGTCGTCGATACTCACGGTTTAGTAGACCAACCCGTAAAAGGAACTCAGCGCACTCCAGAAGAAGCAAAACAACTCGAGAAAAAGCTGAGTATCAAACGAAGTCAAGAAATTGAAGCCGTCACCAAGAGCGGCTCAACTCAATGGTCAACCTATCCTCAAACTAACGTTGTCAGTCCCAGTCAAATGAAAGACCAACAGTTATAA
- a CDS encoding response regulator: MNNQTHSPKGKVLIADDDEDSRLLLNVLLSEEGWQVCEAKDGQETLSKVSQESPDILILDNRMPELSGTEVYQYLRQKNTNLAIILITAYPDLEQLAASLGITYFLNKPFNFSDLFDLMNLAYKSLNK; the protein is encoded by the coding sequence ATGAATAACCAGACTCATTCGCCTAAAGGAAAAGTTTTAATTGCCGATGATGACGAAGATTCTCGCCTACTTCTCAATGTTTTACTAAGTGAAGAAGGATGGCAAGTTTGCGAAGCAAAAGATGGGCAAGAAACCCTCTCAAAAGTGAGTCAGGAATCTCCAGATATCCTGATTTTAGATAACCGAATGCCCGAACTTAGCGGCACAGAAGTTTATCAATATCTGCGACAAAAAAATACGAATTTAGCCATTATCTTAATTACAGCTTACCCAGATTTAGAACAATTAGCCGCTTCTTTAGGCATTACTTATTTTCTGAATAAACCTTTTAATTTTTCAGATTTATTTGACTTAATGAATTTGGCTTATAAATCTCTTAATAAGTAA
- a CDS encoding LysR family transcriptional regulator, whose amino-acid sequence MSDIPFTLDQLRILKAIAAEGSFKRAADTLFVSQPAVSLQVQNLEKQLNVPLFDRGGRKAQLTQAGYLLLSYGEKIITLCQETCRAIEDLQNLQGGTLIVGASQTTGTYLLPRMIGLFRQKYPDVSVQLQVHSTRRTSWGVANGQVDLAIIGGEVPPELQETLKIIPYADDELALIMPTSHPLSRLEMIQKDDLYKLQFITLDSQSTIRKVIDKVLTRYDIDTKRLKIEMELNSIEAIKNAVQSGLGVAFVSVTAIEKELQMGVLHRAHIKDIEVTRTLSVVINPNRYRSKAAEALIKEILPQFSTYPDHLDMEFLSGNSNRAKDISASPLNSSLL is encoded by the coding sequence ATGTCTGACATTCCTTTTACTTTAGATCAACTCCGAATTCTAAAAGCAATCGCTGCTGAGGGAAGTTTTAAACGAGCCGCCGATACCTTGTTTGTCTCTCAACCGGCCGTGAGTCTACAGGTACAAAATTTAGAAAAACAACTGAATGTTCCTCTTTTTGATCGCGGAGGACGCAAAGCTCAATTAACTCAAGCCGGCTATCTTCTTCTAAGCTATGGCGAAAAAATTATTACACTTTGTCAAGAAACTTGCCGAGCGATTGAAGACCTACAAAATCTTCAAGGAGGAACATTAATTGTCGGTGCTTCTCAAACCACCGGAACCTATTTACTGCCTCGCATGATAGGTTTATTTCGACAAAAATATCCTGATGTTTCTGTTCAACTCCAAGTTCACTCCACTCGCCGCACTTCTTGGGGAGTTGCTAATGGACAAGTAGACCTAGCCATTATTGGCGGTGAAGTTCCTCCCGAATTACAAGAAACTCTCAAAATCATTCCCTATGCTGACGATGAATTGGCACTAATTATGCCAACTTCTCATCCTTTATCTCGATTAGAAATGATTCAAAAAGACGATTTATATAAGCTTCAATTTATTACTCTTGATTCTCAATCAACTATTAGGAAAGTCATTGATAAAGTTTTGACCCGTTATGATATAGACACAAAACGTTTAAAAATAGAAATGGAATTAAACTCAATTGAAGCGATTAAAAATGCTGTTCAGTCAGGATTAGGAGTGGCTTTTGTATCAGTAACTGCCATCGAAAAAGAATTACAAATGGGCGTTCTTCACCGGGCCCACATTAAAGATATAGAAGTGACTCGGACTCTGAGCGTGGTAATTAACCCTAACCGCTATCGTTCCAAAGCCGCAGAAGCATTGATCAAAGAAATATTACCTCAGTTCTCCACTTATCCAGATCATTTAGATATGGAGTTTTTATCAGGTAATAGTAATCGCGCCAAGGACATTAGTGCCAGTCCACTCAATAGTTCCTTACTTTAG
- a CDS encoding ABC transporter substrate-binding protein, with protein MSQKNDNLILILALVITLCLVGLGLVWLIPILIKNLNQNNPNSVSITSSNTGASSLPPSPSENSIFSRFSFGDKLLIPTLKNTDKETAATAFAAQNYPIAIQSLETSLKSQKNDPEALIYLNNARIGDKKAYTVAVAVPIGTDVNAAQEILRGVAQAQAEINTTGGIKSIPLKVLIANDDNNSEIAQKLAEEWAKTPEIIAVIGHFGSSTTIAAAKEVYQPQGLVMISPTSTSTEISGIGPYIFRTVPSDRFAGEALAKYMLETLKKQKAAVFFNSQSSYSKSLKDVFTSAVYGDGGEIVAEIDFVEANFNATEAVKIAKQQGAEVLMLAMNTETLKQALWVIQVNQGQLALLGGDSAYKPEILQLGGKNAEGMVIAVPWQILAHKAAKFTLESGKLWGADVNWRTAMSYDAAKALIAAMSVNPTRKGIQETLATRGFSAEGAGTKIRFLPSGDRNQPVQLVRVEPGNRSSYGYDFVPIGIPNN; from the coding sequence ATGTCTCAAAAAAATGACAATCTAATTTTAATTCTCGCATTAGTAATTACCCTGTGTTTGGTAGGGCTAGGATTAGTCTGGCTCATACCAATATTGATCAAAAATCTGAATCAAAACAATCCTAATTCAGTGTCAATCACTTCTTCTAACACGGGAGCAAGTTCTTTACCACCATCTCCCTCTGAAAATTCTATTTTTAGCCGCTTCAGTTTTGGAGATAAACTATTAATCCCAACCCTAAAAAATACAGACAAAGAAACAGCAGCAACAGCCTTTGCGGCTCAAAATTATCCCATCGCCATTCAATCTTTAGAAACATCTTTAAAGAGCCAAAAAAATGACCCTGAAGCCCTCATCTATTTAAATAATGCTAGAATAGGCGATAAAAAAGCCTATACCGTCGCCGTAGCGGTTCCCATAGGCACTGATGTCAATGCGGCGCAAGAAATCTTGCGAGGAGTGGCACAAGCTCAAGCAGAAATTAACACCACTGGCGGCATCAAAAGCATACCTTTAAAAGTCCTCATAGCTAACGATGATAATAATTCAGAAATTGCTCAAAAGCTTGCTGAAGAATGGGCTAAAACGCCAGAAATAATCGCTGTTATCGGTCATTTTGGCAGTAGTACAACCATTGCCGCCGCTAAAGAAGTTTATCAACCTCAAGGGTTAGTGATGATTTCTCCCACTAGCACCAGTACAGAAATATCAGGAATCGGTCCCTATATTTTTAGGACAGTACCAAGTGATCGCTTTGCCGGCGAAGCATTAGCTAAATATATGCTCGAAACCCTCAAAAAACAAAAAGCGGCAGTTTTTTTTAACTCCCAAAGTAGCTACAGTAAATCCCTCAAAGATGTTTTTACCTCTGCTGTCTATGGAGATGGCGGAGAAATCGTGGCTGAAATTGATTTCGTCGAAGCCAATTTTAATGCAACAGAAGCCGTCAAAATCGCCAAGCAACAAGGCGCAGAAGTTTTAATGTTAGCCATGAATACAGAAACCCTTAAGCAAGCACTGTGGGTTATTCAAGTTAATCAAGGTCAATTAGCTCTATTAGGCGGAGATAGTGCTTATAAACCAGAAATTTTACAACTGGGAGGCAAAAATGCAGAAGGAATGGTTATTGCAGTGCCCTGGCAGATCTTAGCCCACAAAGCGGCCAAGTTTACTCTAGAGTCTGGCAAATTATGGGGCGCAGATGTGAACTGGCGCACAGCCATGAGTTATGATGCGGCTAAAGCTTTGATCGCGGCCATGAGCGTTAACCCGACTCGCAAGGGAATACAAGAAACCCTAGCCACTCGGGGTTTTTCAGCAGAGGGTGCAGGGACAAAGATTCGCTTTTTACCCTCCGGGGATCGTAACCAACCGGTTCAGCTAGTACGAGTTGAACCCGGAAATCGTTCGTCTTATGGTTATGATTTTGTGCCCATTGGGATACCGAACAACTAA
- a CDS encoding thioredoxin family protein, translated as MMLSVNEKNFSKIVLESPCPVLVNFWAPWCGLCRLVVPNLLQFQSEWGGDLTLVSINADDNLRLANAYRLRNLPTLILFDQGLPIQRIEGFHGREEFKRSLKGLMVDYSLQSA; from the coding sequence ATGATGCTATCGGTCAACGAGAAAAATTTTTCAAAAATCGTTTTAGAATCTCCTTGTCCCGTCTTAGTCAATTTTTGGGCCCCTTGGTGTGGTTTATGTCGCTTAGTCGTGCCAAATTTACTCCAATTTCAATCAGAATGGGGCGGAGATTTGACATTAGTCAGTATTAATGCAGATGACAATCTCAGATTGGCTAATGCTTATCGTCTTCGCAATTTGCCCACCCTGATTTTATTTGATCAAGGTTTGCCTATTCAACGAATAGAAGGTTTTCACGGAAGAGAAGAGTTTAAACGTTCTTTAAAAGGATTGATGGTTGACTACTCTTTACAATCTGCTTAA
- a CDS encoding lysophospholipid acyltransferase family protein produces the protein MTNKHQQKSREPLSSLFLYNLAKWSIISPALHIYFRGRIYGAEKVPSKGPLIIVSNHASYFDPPILSSAVGRPVAYMAKEELFQIPLLKPLIELYGAYPIKRGSGDLSAFRAARKALAHGWAVGIFLEGTRTPDGRINNPKLGAAMIAAQAQVPLLPVSLIGTEKILHKGSPMPRPSRVIVRIGDLIEPPRSTQRDGLQAVTDKCTNLINEMHGLRG, from the coding sequence ATGACGAATAAGCATCAACAAAAAAGTCGAGAACCCCTATCTAGTCTATTTTTATATAATCTCGCCAAATGGTCTATTATTAGCCCAGCGCTGCACATCTACTTTCGTGGGCGGATTTATGGAGCCGAAAAAGTCCCCTCAAAAGGTCCTCTAATCATTGTCAGCAACCATGCCAGTTATTTTGATCCTCCCATTCTCTCGAGTGCAGTAGGCCGTCCTGTAGCCTATATGGCCAAAGAAGAATTATTTCAAATCCCTTTATTGAAACCCTTGATTGAATTATACGGAGCCTATCCGATCAAACGGGGATCAGGAGACCTGAGTGCTTTCCGCGCAGCCCGAAAAGCTTTAGCTCATGGGTGGGCGGTGGGAATTTTTTTAGAAGGTACGCGCACCCCTGATGGTCGCATTAATAATCCTAAACTCGGAGCAGCCATGATTGCTGCCCAAGCACAAGTTCCTTTATTGCCGGTGAGTTTAATAGGAACTGAAAAAATCTTACACAAAGGTTCGCCTATGCCCCGTCCTAGTCGGGTTATCGTTCGAATAGGGGATTTAATTGAGCCACCCCGTTCAACTCAACGAGATGGTTTACAGGCAGTAACCGACAAATGTACCAACCTGATCAATGAAATGCACGGGTTACGCGGATAA
- the dnaN gene encoding DNA polymerase III subunit beta: MKFTCSQSDLNANLSLVRSAVPNRPTHPILGNVLFVADTEKGLISLTAFDLSLGIRTSFSANVEEDGSITLAAKLLNDIVSRLPEGEITITLEEEDDGEEEQSKVTIESVSGRFQLRGMKADDFPELPTIENVEPVRLPVSALTEGLRGSLFAASTDETKQVLTGVHLSGLQDSLEFAATDGHRLAVVQTPTQQTTEEEDSTPQPESNLEGFAITIPAKALRELERIMTMHKETEAVALYVDEAQVIFELGSQRLTSRKLEGAYPNYEQLIPHQFSRSATLERKRLLSSLERVALLADQKNNLVKFTLAEEKGQLILSVESQDLGSARESMDAQISGESGEIAFNVKYLMDGLKALGAAEIQMQLNQEKQPVIFTPLGGLKMTYLVMPVQIKD, encoded by the coding sequence ATGAAATTTACTTGTAGCCAAAGCGATCTAAATGCTAACCTCTCACTGGTTAGGAGTGCAGTACCCAATCGTCCCACTCATCCGATTTTAGGAAATGTGTTATTTGTTGCTGATACTGAAAAAGGATTGATCAGCTTAACGGCCTTTGACCTTAGTTTAGGAATTCGTACCAGTTTTAGTGCCAATGTGGAAGAAGACGGTAGTATCACCTTAGCCGCTAAACTTCTCAATGATATTGTTTCTCGACTTCCTGAAGGAGAAATCACCATCACTCTAGAAGAAGAGGACGACGGGGAAGAAGAACAATCCAAAGTGACTATTGAGTCGGTTTCTGGGCGTTTTCAACTCAGGGGAATGAAAGCCGATGATTTTCCTGAACTCCCAACCATCGAAAATGTCGAACCCGTGAGATTACCCGTATCTGCTTTAACCGAAGGGTTACGAGGGTCTTTATTTGCCGCCAGTACCGACGAAACTAAACAAGTATTAACCGGAGTTCATTTGTCCGGCTTGCAGGATAGTTTAGAATTTGCCGCCACAGATGGACATCGTTTAGCTGTGGTTCAAACCCCTACCCAACAAACAACAGAAGAAGAAGACAGCACACCTCAACCGGAGAGTAATTTAGAAGGTTTTGCTATTACTATTCCGGCTAAAGCCCTACGGGAATTAGAACGAATCATGACTATGCACAAGGAAACTGAAGCAGTCGCCCTCTACGTTGATGAAGCACAAGTGATTTTTGAGTTAGGTTCTCAACGCCTAACCAGCCGAAAATTAGAAGGTGCTTATCCCAACTATGAGCAATTAATTCCCCATCAATTTTCCCGTTCGGCTACCTTAGAACGTAAACGATTGTTAAGTTCTCTCGAGAGAGTCGCCTTATTAGCCGATCAAAAAAATAATTTAGTAAAATTTACCCTAGCAGAAGAAAAGGGACAATTAATTCTATCGGTAGAATCTCAAGATTTAGGGAGTGCTAGAGAATCTATGGACGCGCAAATCAGTGGAGAAAGCGGAGAAATTGCTTTTAATGTCAAGTATTTAATGGATGGATTAAAAGCTCTGGGAGCGGCTGAGATTCAGATGCAACTCAATCAGGAAAAGCAACCGGTGATTTTTACTCCCCTTGGAGGCCTAAAAATGACTTATTTGGTTATGCCAGTACAAATTAAAGATTAA